From Nitrospirota bacterium, the proteins below share one genomic window:
- a CDS encoding CHAT domain-containing protein, whose product MQWKDVTLDISAEQRTKLKELGSQFNEAMENHGIVNDKILDPLKDELSNVIAANPDVKTILKDAVETGNHYVLRLLDDDNEILNLPWPLAVESDTKTRLGDIETLHLLKTPAKISDKNCADFTPHVAAPLKILIMISSPLDLELKERLSYEKEEGDILKAFEPLLKTGHVQIDYTDDGSLDALKAKIETNQYHILHFSGHGVFKEGKKDKDGKKFENDKGYLQLENHYTLKGELTDEDKFAKAINFNPDYKIPLVVLSSCQTVQGGSEKILSGINQQTLKR is encoded by the coding sequence ATGCAATGGAAAGACGTTACGCTTGATATTTCTGCCGAACAACGAACGAAACTAAAAGAACTCGGTTCACAATTTAACGAGGCGATGGAAAATCATGGAATCGTCAACGATAAAATCCTTGACCCTCTGAAAGATGAACTATCAAATGTTATCGCCGCTAACCCTGATGTAAAAACAATTCTTAAAGATGCCGTTGAAACCGGCAATCATTATGTGCTGCGGCTGCTTGACGATGACAACGAAATCCTGAATCTCCCGTGGCCGCTTGCCGTTGAGTCCGACACTAAAACACGGCTCGGTGACATCGAAACCCTGCATCTATTAAAAACACCCGCTAAAATAAGTGATAAAAACTGCGCCGATTTTACACCGCATGTGGCAGCACCGCTAAAAATCCTTATTATGATTTCATCACCGCTTGATTTAGAATTAAAGGAGCGCCTCTCTTACGAAAAAGAAGAGGGCGACATTTTAAAAGCCTTTGAACCACTTCTTAAAACCGGTCATGTACAAATTGACTATACCGATGACGGTTCCCTTGACGCTTTAAAAGCAAAAATTGAAACTAACCAATACCACATTCTGCACTTTTCCGGCCACGGCGTGTTTAAGGAAGGCAAAAAGGATAAAGATGGTAAAAAATTTGAAAACGATAAAGGGTATTTACAGTTAGAAAATCACTATACGTTAAAAGGTGAATTAACAGATGAAGATAAGTTCGCTAAAGCGATCAATTTTAACCCCGATTATAAAATCCCGCTTGTTGTGTTGTCCTCGTGTCAGACCGTTCAGGGCGGCTCCGAGAAAATCCTAAGCGGCATAAACCAGCAAACTCTTAAACGTTAA
- a CDS encoding GNAT family N-acetyltransferase encodes MNDYSFIRLNLNYKLKPFDCGEDDLNDFFINQSKEHLKQLLAVTYILESDRETIAFYSVLNDKIDRTKRISKRFPDKKRYTTFPAVKIGRLGVHKDYQRQGYGTLLFDYIKDSFADNNKTGCRFITVDAYNNPNIINFYEKNGFFYLSAQDKDERTRLLCCDLMDYVNYG; translated from the coding sequence CTGAATGACTATAGTTTCATACGGCTTAATTTAAATTATAAGTTAAAGCCTTTTGATTGTGGAGAGGACGATTTAAACGATTTCTTTATCAATCAGTCCAAAGAACATCTTAAACAGTTACTTGCCGTTACATACATTTTAGAAAGCGATCGGGAAACAATTGCTTTTTATAGTGTTCTGAATGACAAGATAGACCGTACTAAAAGAATCAGCAAACGTTTTCCGGATAAAAAACGTTACACTACTTTTCCTGCAGTTAAAATAGGCCGTTTAGGTGTTCATAAAGATTATCAGAGACAAGGCTATGGAACGCTGTTATTTGACTATATAAAAGACTCGTTCGCCGATAATAATAAGACCGGATGCAGGTTTATAACGGTTGATGCTTATAACAATCCAAATATAATAAATTTCTATGAAAAAAACGGCTTTTTCTACCTATCGGCACAAGACAAAGATGAGAGAACACGATTATTGTGTTGTGACTTAATGGATTATGTTAATTACGGCTAA
- a CDS encoding AAA family ATPase produces MGMSVIDDHAIFFTAELYKELAKKLPITKAFTNALNRLKVYEQQAAKTGYSTQQWMIPNLYVSRKIENLVDWNSAPVPLELTTYQYVTEGKQISLAHKAGFMFVRRRAEKAKVFEPFFDKRPIMLKGQGGVGKSTMAEYMVQRAISKNPAKTIPVIITDKVRSIDDVLKLIELNMMKTSSEKFMNAILCAKSTEKALDKIDVLLNAYVEKFDPVLVFDNLETFQDVSTGNFHSEYNDIYEVIKHLCNEKIVQLVLTGRYAIPGLANIIEVNLNNIGFNDYWKKCQYLELFEIHHELNKKFYLDTIFDKQEAEFVDFVRFLHKNLGGNFRALEFFNEIYKSKKSEITESLQTIIGMKAVLAAKVKDVRSEMALNLVFNELLKLVSVEQKRVLYLFSNFRIPVQLKALKEQPEGAAVTDLEYLGNLTLIEISTVKTSDTDAVKYYFVTPIIADLLKDHDGQMLNEDFMSNEDTLKKTGFPLVGGNDKKKDSNDKEGASSSVTQSSSVTQSLSNTQSSSVTPSLSNTQSSSVTPSLSNTPSLSNTQSSSVTPSSSMIQAD; encoded by the coding sequence ATGGGAATGTCTGTAATAGACGACCATGCAATATTTTTCACGGCAGAGCTTTATAAAGAGCTTGCAAAAAAACTGCCCATTACTAAGGCATTTACAAACGCACTAAATAGGCTAAAAGTTTATGAACAACAAGCTGCTAAGACCGGCTATTCAACGCAACAGTGGATGATTCCAAATCTCTACGTCTCACGTAAAATTGAAAACCTTGTGGATTGGAATAGCGCTCCTGTTCCTCTGGAATTAACAACATATCAGTATGTGACCGAAGGAAAACAAATATCATTGGCTCATAAGGCGGGTTTTATGTTTGTCAGGCGCAGAGCTGAGAAAGCAAAAGTCTTTGAGCCGTTTTTTGATAAGAGACCTATCATGCTGAAGGGTCAGGGAGGAGTCGGTAAAAGCACGATGGCCGAGTATATGGTTCAGCGCGCTATAAGTAAGAATCCAGCTAAAACGATACCAGTAATTATTACTGATAAGGTGCGCTCTATTGACGATGTTTTGAAATTAATTGAACTTAATATGATGAAAACCAGCTCAGAAAAATTCATGAACGCTATTCTTTGTGCAAAATCTACAGAAAAGGCTTTGGATAAGATTGATGTTTTATTAAATGCTTATGTAGAAAAATTTGACCCCGTGTTAGTGTTTGACAATCTTGAGACTTTTCAGGATGTTTCAACCGGTAATTTTCATAGCGAATATAATGACATTTACGAGGTGATAAAACATCTCTGTAACGAGAAGATCGTACAGCTGGTTTTAACCGGCAGGTATGCGATCCCCGGACTTGCAAATATAATCGAGGTCAATTTAAACAACATCGGGTTTAACGATTACTGGAAAAAGTGCCAATATCTGGAACTGTTTGAAATTCATCATGAGCTAAACAAGAAATTCTATTTAGATACGATTTTTGATAAGCAAGAAGCTGAGTTTGTTGATTTTGTGAGATTTTTACATAAAAATCTGGGCGGGAATTTCCGCGCTCTTGAGTTCTTTAACGAGATTTATAAGAGCAAGAAATCGGAAATCACAGAGTCGCTGCAAACGATAATCGGGATGAAAGCGGTTTTAGCTGCAAAAGTTAAAGACGTAAGGTCTGAGATGGCGCTGAATCTTGTTTTTAATGAGTTACTAAAGCTGGTAAGTGTTGAGCAAAAAAGGGTTTTGTATCTGTTTTCAAATTTTAGAATTCCGGTTCAACTTAAGGCGCTTAAGGAGCAGCCTGAGGGTGCTGCGGTAACTGATTTGGAATATTTAGGCAATCTGACTCTTATTGAGATTTCAACAGTTAAGACAAGCGATACAGACGCGGTTAAATATTATTTCGTAACGCCGATAATCGCCGATTTATTAAAAGATCATGACGGGCAAATGTTGAATGAGGACTTTATGTCAAATGAGGATACACTGAAAAAGACTGGATTCCCGCTCGTAGGCGGGAATGACAAGAAAAAAGACAGCAATGACAAGGAGGGGGCGTCCTCTTCTGTGACACAGTCCTCTTCTGTGACACAGTCTTTATCAAATACACAGTCTTCTTCAGTGACACCGTCTTTATCAAATACACAGTCTTCTTCAGTGACACCGTCTTTATCAAATACACCGTCTTTATCAAATACACAGTCTTCTTCAGTGACACCGTCTTCTTCAATGATACAGGCTGATTAG